A region of Silurus meridionalis isolate SWU-2019-XX chromosome 15, ASM1480568v1, whole genome shotgun sequence DNA encodes the following proteins:
- the zmat2 gene encoding zinc finger matrin-type protein 2, translating to MAGRGSASNMASGSGAKNDFRRKWDKDEYEQLAQKRITEEREKKDGKLVPPVKRELLRHRDYKVDLESKLGKTIVITKTTPQAEMGGYYCNVCDCVVKDSINFLDHINGKKHQRNLGMSMRVERSSLDQVKKRFEVNKKKLEEKQKEYDFEERMKELREEEEKAKAYKKEKLKEKKRKAEEDLNFEDDDEMAAVMGFTGFGSSKKGH from the exons ATGGCAGGAAGAGGATCCGCGAGCAACATGGCGTCCGGCAGTGGT GCAAAGAATGATTTTCGGCGCAAGTGGGATAAAGATGAGTACGAGCAACTGGCTCAAAAGCGAATCacggaggagagagagaaaaaagatg GCAAACTTGTCCCCCCAGTCAAACGAGAGCTCCTCCGGCACAGAGACTACAAGGTGGATTTGGAGTCTAAGCTCGGAAAAACCATCGTCATCACTAAAACTACTCCACAGGCTGAGATGGGCGG gTACTATTGTAATGTTTGCGATTGTGTTGTGAAAGACTCCATCAACTTCTTGGATCACATCAATGGCAAGAAGC ACCAGAGGAACTTGGGAATGTCAATGCGAGTGGAACGCTCCTCGTTGGACCAAGTTAAGAAGCGTTTTGAGGTTAACAAGAAAAAGCTGGAGGAAAAACAGAAGGAGTACGATTTTGAAGAGCGAATGAAGGAATTGCGAGAAGAG gaggaaaaagcaaaagcatacaaaaaagaaaagcttaaagaaaagaaaagaaaggcagAGGAAGACCTGAATTTTGAAGACGATGATGAAATGGCTGCTGTAATGGGATTCACAGGGTTCGGTTCATCCAAAAAGGGCCACTAA